One Serinus canaria isolate serCan28SL12 chromosome Z, serCan2020, whole genome shotgun sequence DNA window includes the following coding sequences:
- the IDNK gene encoding probable gluconokinase isoform X3 — MKEGIPLNDEDRIPWLCALHDILRREDTSRQDTILACSALKKMYRRVLIGGASAIESNQPEQSGENRALKILFVHLDGPKDIIAGRLEKRRGHFMPPELLQSQFDTLEPPSAPENFITVSLEKSLPEILLQIESAILQGEALPE; from the exons atgaaagaagggaTACCACTAAATGATGAG GACAGGATTCCTTGGCTTTGTGCACTGCATGATATACTAAGGAG aGAAGACACATCTAGACAAGATACAATCCTGGCCTGTTCTGCACTGAAGAAGATGTACAGGCGTGTGTTAATTGGTGGAGCATCTGCAATTGAAAGCAACCAGCCAGAGCAATCAGGAGAAAACCGAGCACTGAAGATCCTCTTTGTTCATTTGGATGGACCTAAGGACATTATTGCTGGCCGCCTGGAGAAACGAAGAGGTCATTTTATGCCACCTGAACTTCTCCAGTCTCAGTTTGATACTCTAGAGCCACCCAGTGCACCAGAAAACTTCATTACAGTCAGTCTAGAAAAATCTCTCCCAGAAATACTGCTACAGATTGAGAGTGCCATTCTTCAGGGTGAGGCTTTGCCAGAGTAA